One segment of Brassica napus cultivar Da-Ae unplaced genomic scaffold, Da-Ae ScsIHWf_1176;HRSCAF=1685, whole genome shotgun sequence DNA contains the following:
- the LOC106383528 gene encoding protein EMBRYONIC FLOWER 1-like isoform X4, whose product MGSSIKINSISIDLADAAKEIDMVKCDHFSIRGYVAETRERDHNKCWPFPEESVTLVDQENYSLPSLSVPKFRWWRCMSCIRDINADETKDCGLHPNSKSLSGKKQLDGNSSVILSQSKLNSLTIIDQEKERRTDNAVEKKGDANCKRSQKDDHRDASTVKSKSRKLASQEHVRNKKAKVTDISSWKEKHNVGGQAVTTFGSSDIAGVVDDTPPKAIKNHNKDSLALTECDNGSSESINLAMTGLQRRKTRKVRRLSELLDQPETKTSGGKEEPSSSKRGRKRKVLPENNYVSRKLITVGATSENDSDQDYSTSSDSGFDRDLIKGKQKNRRFQVVDEFVPSVLPCETSQDLSKSTALSVPCPLSTQRTEKKLSLSKKKKHKPVSDNEKSTLISFGSQYTRDLLNDRLASEGYFRKPIPQLNVRPENDHVRSRDVEEPNRLGEFGSSSKPYTGGWLRTGVDANNNTDKLSFQNFNLRGTTSSTGADRKGKTVMFQEQQEPPKSQSHDRTEDQNDDIPMEIVELLAKNQYERCLPDKEEPSQEATHKPKNTLLIDLNETYDNGGSLEDDNNNISRPPKPCETNARRESLDFFPISQPYVPSPFGIFPPPPPQDNRPSSIRFSGHTCQWLGNVPAMSTHPPPYRVLRPCNTCQSGPHQYREPPLHPIWATTSVRPVSYNMDPSTKLGMLPQPPPPSDKNTWNLNFVAAAAANGKQKCGSSSELSFGCKHGGGVNNNSRPVEAFSSESSIPALHLLSLMDPKIGPNTPSDHQGNTKATQRHFPLASQPKGRVDIQTGDSSKQLPYDYYSKSFPMVPPLGASSFSFQKPQAPWIHHHQEKKTMRKEPVYSSNDQGRFQLLGASDSMKLPLKFHVMGKEKKQNRKAESCGEASAWPPRNSCGTIVCSVSRNPADFTIPEPGNVYMLTGESLKVRKRATYKKKTSLSKQDALKQTTENA is encoded by the exons ATGGGATCCTCCATTAAGATCAACTCAATATCCATAGATCTTGCAGACGCTGCTAAAGAGATTGATATGGTAAAATGTGATCATTTCTCCATACG TGGATACGTAGCTGAAACTCGTGAGAGAGATCATAACAAATGTTGGCCGTTTCCGGAGGAGAGTGTTACTTTGGTGGACCAAGAAAACTATTCTCTTCCTTCTTTATCTGTTCCAAAGTTTAGATGGTGGCGTTGTATGAGCTGCATCAGAGATATCAATGCTGATGAAACAAAAG ATTGTGGACTGCATCCAAACTCAAAAAGTTTAAGCGGGAAAAAGCAGCTTGATGGAAATTCTTCGGTTATCCTAAGTCAAAGCAAATTGAATTCACTAACTATTATTGATCAGGAGAAAGAAAGGAGAACTG ATAATGCTGTTGAGAAGAAAGGAGATGCAAACTGCAAGAGATCTCAGAAGGATGATCATAGag ATGCTTCTACTGTTAAGAGCAAGAGCAGAAAGCTCGCAAGCCAAGAGCATGTAAGAAACAAGAAAGCTAAAGTAACAGATATTAGCAGCTGGAAAGAGAAACATAACGTGGGTGGTCAAGCCGTGACAACTTTTGGATCATCTGATATCGCTGGTGTGGTTGATGATACGCCTCCTAAGGCCATCAAGAATCATAACAAAGACAGTCTTGCTCTTACGGAATGCGATAACGGTTCATCAGAGAGTATAAATCTCGCCATGACTGGTTTGCAGCGTAGGAAAACTCGCAAGGTTCGTCGGCTTAGCGAGCTGCTTGATCAACCCGAGACCAAAACCAGTGGTGGTAAAGAAGAGCCTTCTTCTTCGAAAAGGGGTAGAAAGAGAAAAGTGTTGCCTGAAAACAACTACGTCAGCAGGAAACTAATCACAGTCGGTGCAACTTCTGAAAATGACTCCGATCAAGATTATAGTACATCAAGTGATAGTGGGTTTGATAGAGATCTTATTAAGGGCAAGCAGAAGAACAGAAGGTTCCAGGTCGTTGACGAGTTTGTACCATCAGTACTTCCTTGTGAAACTTCACAAGATCTTAGTAAGAGCACTGCTTTATCAGTTCCTTGTCCTCTGAGTACTCAGAGAACAGAGAAGAAGCTCAGCTtatccaagaagaagaaacataagcCTGTTTCAGACAACGAGAAGAGTACACTGATCAGCTTTGGTTCCCAATATACTAGAGATTTGTTGAATGATCGTTTAGCTTCAGAAGGATATTTTAGAAAACCTATCCCTCAGCTTAATGTTAGGCCAGAGAATGATCATGTGAGGTCAAGAGATGTGGAAGAACCAAACCGTCTTGGAGAGTTTGGTTCCTCTTCCAAACCCTACACAGGTGGATGGTTGAGAACAGGAGTGGATGCCAACAACAATACAGATAAATTGTCCTTTCAGAACTTCAATCTAAGAGGCACCACTTCTTCTACTGGTGCTGACAGAAAGGGGAAGACAGTTATGTTCCAAGAACAACAAGAACCACCCAAAAGCCAAAGCCATGATAGAACTGAAGACCAAAACGACGATATCCCCATGGAGATAGTTGAGCTCTTAGCCAAAAACCAATACGAAAGGTGCCTTCCAGACAAAGAAGAGCCATCACAAGAAGCAACACACAAACCCAAGAACACTCTACTGATCGATCTCAACGAAACTTATGACAACGGAGGCTCGCTGGAGGATGACAACAACAACATATCAAGACCACCAAAACCTTGTGAAACCAATGCAAGGAGAGAGTCTCTTGACTTCTTCCCTATAAGTCAACCCTATGTGCCTTCTCCCTTTGGTAtctttcctcctcctcctcctcaagaTAACCGGCCTAGCTCCATCAGGTTCTCTGGTCACACCTGCCAGTGGCTTGGTAACGTCCCAGCTATGTCTACTCATCCTCCCCCATATAGGGTACTACGTCCGTGTAACACGTGCCAAAGTGGTCCACACCAATACAGAGAACCACCTCTTCATCCAATATGGGCAACAACTTCAGTAAGACCAGTTTCTTACAACATGGATCCGTCGACGAAGCTTGGTATGCTTCCACAGCCACCACCACCCAGTGATAAGAATACATGGAACCTTAACTTcgtcgccgccgccgccgccaaCGGGAAGCAAAAATGTGGGTCTAGTTCAGAACTCTCGTTTGGGTGCAAACATGGTGGTGGAGTTAATAATAATAGTAGACCGGTGGAAGCGTTCTCTAGTGAGAGCTCTATACCTGCGTTGCATCTACTCAGCCTTATGGATCCTAAGATTGGACCAAACACTCCCTCTGACCACCAGGGAAACACTAAAGCTACTCAAAGACACTTCCCACTTGCTAGCCAGCCTAAGGGACGTGTAGATATACAAACAGGAGACTCTAGTAAGCAGTTACCTTATGATTATTACAGCAAGAGTTTCCCCATGGTTCCACCACTTGGTGCGTCTTCATTCTCGTTTCAAAAGCCACAAGCTCCATGGATCCATCATCACCAAGAGAAGAAGACCATGAGAAAAGAGCCGGTTTACAGCAGCAATGACCAAGGGAGGTTCCAGCTACTAGGGGCGTCTGATTCAATGAAGCTCCCTTTGAAGTTTCACGTGATGGGTAAAGAGAAGAAACAGAACAGGAAAGCAGAGAGCTGCGGGGAGGCCTCGGCGTGGCCTCCAAGGAACAGTTGTGGAACCATTGTGTGCAGCGTGAGTAGAAACCCGGCTGATTTCACGATTCCTGAGCCTGGGAATGTTTACATGTTAACTGGTGAAAGTCTCAAGGTTCGAAAACGCGCAAcatacaagaaaaaaacaagtttgTCTAAGCAAGACGCACTGAAGCAGACTACAGAAAATGCCTAG
- the LOC106383528 gene encoding protein EMBRYONIC FLOWER 1-like isoform X2 produces MGSSIKINSISIDLADAAKEIDMVKCDHFSIRGYVAETRERDHNKCWPFPEESVTLVDQENYSLPSLSVPKFRWWRCMSCIRDINADETKDCGLHPNSKSLSGKKQLDGNSSVILSQSKLNSLTIIDQEKERRTDNAVEKKGDANCKRSQKDDHRATIFLKRGNNPSTDASTVKSKSRKLASQEHVRNKKAKVTDISSWKEKHNVGGQAVTTFGSSDIAGVVDDTPPKAIKNHNKDSLALTECDNGSSESINLAMTGLQRRKTRKVRRLSELLDQPETKTSGGKEEPSSSKRGRKRKVLPENNYVSRKLITVGATSENDSDQDYSTSSDSGFDRDLIKGKQKNRRFQVVDEFVPSVLPCETSQDLSKSTALSVPCPLSTQRTEKKLSLSKKKKHKPVSDNEKSTLISFGSQYTRDLLNDRLASEGYFRKPIPQLNVRPENDHVRSRDVEEPNRLGEFGSSSKPYTGGWLRTGVDANNNTDKLSFQNFNLRGTTSSTGADRKGKTVMFQEQQEPPKSQSHDRTEDQNDDIPMEIVELLAKNQYERCLPDKEEPSQEATHKPKNTLLIDLNETYDNGGSLEDDNNNISRPPKPCETNARRESLDFFPISQPYVPSPFGIFPPPPPQDNRPSSIRFSGHTCQWLGNVPAMSTHPPPYRVLRPCNTCQSGPHQYREPPLHPIWATTSVRPVSYNMDPSTKLGMLPQPPPPSDKNTWNLNFVAAAAANGKQKCGSSSELSFGCKHGGGVNNNSRPVEAFSSESSIPALHLLSLMDPKIGPNTPSDHQGNTKATQRHFPLASQPKGRVDIQTGDSSKQLPYDYYSKSFPMVPPLGASSFSFQKPQAPWIHHHQEKKTMRKEPVYSSNDQGRFQLLGASDSMKLPLKFHVMGKEKKQNRKAESCGEASAWPPRNSCGTIVCSVSRNPADFTIPEPGNVYMLTGESLKVRKRATYKKKTSLSKQDALKQTTENA; encoded by the exons ATGGGATCCTCCATTAAGATCAACTCAATATCCATAGATCTTGCAGACGCTGCTAAAGAGATTGATATGGTAAAATGTGATCATTTCTCCATACG TGGATACGTAGCTGAAACTCGTGAGAGAGATCATAACAAATGTTGGCCGTTTCCGGAGGAGAGTGTTACTTTGGTGGACCAAGAAAACTATTCTCTTCCTTCTTTATCTGTTCCAAAGTTTAGATGGTGGCGTTGTATGAGCTGCATCAGAGATATCAATGCTGATGAAACAAAAG ATTGTGGACTGCATCCAAACTCAAAAAGTTTAAGCGGGAAAAAGCAGCTTGATGGAAATTCTTCGGTTATCCTAAGTCAAAGCAAATTGAATTCACTAACTATTATTGATCAGGAGAAAGAAAGGAGAACTG ATAATGCTGTTGAGAAGAAAGGAGATGCAAACTGCAAGAGATCTCAGAAGGATGATCATAGag CTACTATTTTTCTTAAGAGAGGTAATAATCCATCTACAGATGCTTCTACTGTTAAGAGCAAGAGCAGAAAGCTCGCAAGCCAAGAGCATGTAAGAAACAAGAAAGCTAAAGTAACAGATATTAGCAGCTGGAAAGAGAAACATAACGTGGGTGGTCAAGCCGTGACAACTTTTGGATCATCTGATATCGCTGGTGTGGTTGATGATACGCCTCCTAAGGCCATCAAGAATCATAACAAAGACAGTCTTGCTCTTACGGAATGCGATAACGGTTCATCAGAGAGTATAAATCTCGCCATGACTGGTTTGCAGCGTAGGAAAACTCGCAAGGTTCGTCGGCTTAGCGAGCTGCTTGATCAACCCGAGACCAAAACCAGTGGTGGTAAAGAAGAGCCTTCTTCTTCGAAAAGGGGTAGAAAGAGAAAAGTGTTGCCTGAAAACAACTACGTCAGCAGGAAACTAATCACAGTCGGTGCAACTTCTGAAAATGACTCCGATCAAGATTATAGTACATCAAGTGATAGTGGGTTTGATAGAGATCTTATTAAGGGCAAGCAGAAGAACAGAAGGTTCCAGGTCGTTGACGAGTTTGTACCATCAGTACTTCCTTGTGAAACTTCACAAGATCTTAGTAAGAGCACTGCTTTATCAGTTCCTTGTCCTCTGAGTACTCAGAGAACAGAGAAGAAGCTCAGCTtatccaagaagaagaaacataagcCTGTTTCAGACAACGAGAAGAGTACACTGATCAGCTTTGGTTCCCAATATACTAGAGATTTGTTGAATGATCGTTTAGCTTCAGAAGGATATTTTAGAAAACCTATCCCTCAGCTTAATGTTAGGCCAGAGAATGATCATGTGAGGTCAAGAGATGTGGAAGAACCAAACCGTCTTGGAGAGTTTGGTTCCTCTTCCAAACCCTACACAGGTGGATGGTTGAGAACAGGAGTGGATGCCAACAACAATACAGATAAATTGTCCTTTCAGAACTTCAATCTAAGAGGCACCACTTCTTCTACTGGTGCTGACAGAAAGGGGAAGACAGTTATGTTCCAAGAACAACAAGAACCACCCAAAAGCCAAAGCCATGATAGAACTGAAGACCAAAACGACGATATCCCCATGGAGATAGTTGAGCTCTTAGCCAAAAACCAATACGAAAGGTGCCTTCCAGACAAAGAAGAGCCATCACAAGAAGCAACACACAAACCCAAGAACACTCTACTGATCGATCTCAACGAAACTTATGACAACGGAGGCTCGCTGGAGGATGACAACAACAACATATCAAGACCACCAAAACCTTGTGAAACCAATGCAAGGAGAGAGTCTCTTGACTTCTTCCCTATAAGTCAACCCTATGTGCCTTCTCCCTTTGGTAtctttcctcctcctcctcctcaagaTAACCGGCCTAGCTCCATCAGGTTCTCTGGTCACACCTGCCAGTGGCTTGGTAACGTCCCAGCTATGTCTACTCATCCTCCCCCATATAGGGTACTACGTCCGTGTAACACGTGCCAAAGTGGTCCACACCAATACAGAGAACCACCTCTTCATCCAATATGGGCAACAACTTCAGTAAGACCAGTTTCTTACAACATGGATCCGTCGACGAAGCTTGGTATGCTTCCACAGCCACCACCACCCAGTGATAAGAATACATGGAACCTTAACTTcgtcgccgccgccgccgccaaCGGGAAGCAAAAATGTGGGTCTAGTTCAGAACTCTCGTTTGGGTGCAAACATGGTGGTGGAGTTAATAATAATAGTAGACCGGTGGAAGCGTTCTCTAGTGAGAGCTCTATACCTGCGTTGCATCTACTCAGCCTTATGGATCCTAAGATTGGACCAAACACTCCCTCTGACCACCAGGGAAACACTAAAGCTACTCAAAGACACTTCCCACTTGCTAGCCAGCCTAAGGGACGTGTAGATATACAAACAGGAGACTCTAGTAAGCAGTTACCTTATGATTATTACAGCAAGAGTTTCCCCATGGTTCCACCACTTGGTGCGTCTTCATTCTCGTTTCAAAAGCCACAAGCTCCATGGATCCATCATCACCAAGAGAAGAAGACCATGAGAAAAGAGCCGGTTTACAGCAGCAATGACCAAGGGAGGTTCCAGCTACTAGGGGCGTCTGATTCAATGAAGCTCCCTTTGAAGTTTCACGTGATGGGTAAAGAGAAGAAACAGAACAGGAAAGCAGAGAGCTGCGGGGAGGCCTCGGCGTGGCCTCCAAGGAACAGTTGTGGAACCATTGTGTGCAGCGTGAGTAGAAACCCGGCTGATTTCACGATTCCTGAGCCTGGGAATGTTTACATGTTAACTGGTGAAAGTCTCAAGGTTCGAAAACGCGCAAcatacaagaaaaaaacaagtttgTCTAAGCAAGACGCACTGAAGCAGACTACAGAAAATGCCTAG
- the LOC106383528 gene encoding protein EMBRYONIC FLOWER 1-like isoform X3 — MGSSIKINSISIDLADAAKEIDMVKCDHFSIRGYVAETRERDHNKCWPFPEESVTLVDQENYSLPSLSVPKFRWWRCMSCIRDINADETKDCGLHPNSKSLSGKKQLDGNSSVILSQSKLNSLTIIDQEKERRTGIEDNAVEKKGDANCKRSQKDDHRDASTVKSKSRKLASQEHVRNKKAKVTDISSWKEKHNVGGQAVTTFGSSDIAGVVDDTPPKAIKNHNKDSLALTECDNGSSESINLAMTGLQRRKTRKVRRLSELLDQPETKTSGGKEEPSSSKRGRKRKVLPENNYVSRKLITVGATSENDSDQDYSTSSDSGFDRDLIKGKQKNRRFQVVDEFVPSVLPCETSQDLSKSTALSVPCPLSTQRTEKKLSLSKKKKHKPVSDNEKSTLISFGSQYTRDLLNDRLASEGYFRKPIPQLNVRPENDHVRSRDVEEPNRLGEFGSSSKPYTGGWLRTGVDANNNTDKLSFQNFNLRGTTSSTGADRKGKTVMFQEQQEPPKSQSHDRTEDQNDDIPMEIVELLAKNQYERCLPDKEEPSQEATHKPKNTLLIDLNETYDNGGSLEDDNNNISRPPKPCETNARRESLDFFPISQPYVPSPFGIFPPPPPQDNRPSSIRFSGHTCQWLGNVPAMSTHPPPYRVLRPCNTCQSGPHQYREPPLHPIWATTSVRPVSYNMDPSTKLGMLPQPPPPSDKNTWNLNFVAAAAANGKQKCGSSSELSFGCKHGGGVNNNSRPVEAFSSESSIPALHLLSLMDPKIGPNTPSDHQGNTKATQRHFPLASQPKGRVDIQTGDSSKQLPYDYYSKSFPMVPPLGASSFSFQKPQAPWIHHHQEKKTMRKEPVYSSNDQGRFQLLGASDSMKLPLKFHVMGKEKKQNRKAESCGEASAWPPRNSCGTIVCSVSRNPADFTIPEPGNVYMLTGESLKVRKRATYKKKTSLSKQDALKQTTENA; from the exons ATGGGATCCTCCATTAAGATCAACTCAATATCCATAGATCTTGCAGACGCTGCTAAAGAGATTGATATGGTAAAATGTGATCATTTCTCCATACG TGGATACGTAGCTGAAACTCGTGAGAGAGATCATAACAAATGTTGGCCGTTTCCGGAGGAGAGTGTTACTTTGGTGGACCAAGAAAACTATTCTCTTCCTTCTTTATCTGTTCCAAAGTTTAGATGGTGGCGTTGTATGAGCTGCATCAGAGATATCAATGCTGATGAAACAAAAG ATTGTGGACTGCATCCAAACTCAAAAAGTTTAAGCGGGAAAAAGCAGCTTGATGGAAATTCTTCGGTTATCCTAAGTCAAAGCAAATTGAATTCACTAACTATTATTGATCAGGAGAAAGAAAGGAGAACTGGTATTGAAG ATAATGCTGTTGAGAAGAAAGGAGATGCAAACTGCAAGAGATCTCAGAAGGATGATCATAGag ATGCTTCTACTGTTAAGAGCAAGAGCAGAAAGCTCGCAAGCCAAGAGCATGTAAGAAACAAGAAAGCTAAAGTAACAGATATTAGCAGCTGGAAAGAGAAACATAACGTGGGTGGTCAAGCCGTGACAACTTTTGGATCATCTGATATCGCTGGTGTGGTTGATGATACGCCTCCTAAGGCCATCAAGAATCATAACAAAGACAGTCTTGCTCTTACGGAATGCGATAACGGTTCATCAGAGAGTATAAATCTCGCCATGACTGGTTTGCAGCGTAGGAAAACTCGCAAGGTTCGTCGGCTTAGCGAGCTGCTTGATCAACCCGAGACCAAAACCAGTGGTGGTAAAGAAGAGCCTTCTTCTTCGAAAAGGGGTAGAAAGAGAAAAGTGTTGCCTGAAAACAACTACGTCAGCAGGAAACTAATCACAGTCGGTGCAACTTCTGAAAATGACTCCGATCAAGATTATAGTACATCAAGTGATAGTGGGTTTGATAGAGATCTTATTAAGGGCAAGCAGAAGAACAGAAGGTTCCAGGTCGTTGACGAGTTTGTACCATCAGTACTTCCTTGTGAAACTTCACAAGATCTTAGTAAGAGCACTGCTTTATCAGTTCCTTGTCCTCTGAGTACTCAGAGAACAGAGAAGAAGCTCAGCTtatccaagaagaagaaacataagcCTGTTTCAGACAACGAGAAGAGTACACTGATCAGCTTTGGTTCCCAATATACTAGAGATTTGTTGAATGATCGTTTAGCTTCAGAAGGATATTTTAGAAAACCTATCCCTCAGCTTAATGTTAGGCCAGAGAATGATCATGTGAGGTCAAGAGATGTGGAAGAACCAAACCGTCTTGGAGAGTTTGGTTCCTCTTCCAAACCCTACACAGGTGGATGGTTGAGAACAGGAGTGGATGCCAACAACAATACAGATAAATTGTCCTTTCAGAACTTCAATCTAAGAGGCACCACTTCTTCTACTGGTGCTGACAGAAAGGGGAAGACAGTTATGTTCCAAGAACAACAAGAACCACCCAAAAGCCAAAGCCATGATAGAACTGAAGACCAAAACGACGATATCCCCATGGAGATAGTTGAGCTCTTAGCCAAAAACCAATACGAAAGGTGCCTTCCAGACAAAGAAGAGCCATCACAAGAAGCAACACACAAACCCAAGAACACTCTACTGATCGATCTCAACGAAACTTATGACAACGGAGGCTCGCTGGAGGATGACAACAACAACATATCAAGACCACCAAAACCTTGTGAAACCAATGCAAGGAGAGAGTCTCTTGACTTCTTCCCTATAAGTCAACCCTATGTGCCTTCTCCCTTTGGTAtctttcctcctcctcctcctcaagaTAACCGGCCTAGCTCCATCAGGTTCTCTGGTCACACCTGCCAGTGGCTTGGTAACGTCCCAGCTATGTCTACTCATCCTCCCCCATATAGGGTACTACGTCCGTGTAACACGTGCCAAAGTGGTCCACACCAATACAGAGAACCACCTCTTCATCCAATATGGGCAACAACTTCAGTAAGACCAGTTTCTTACAACATGGATCCGTCGACGAAGCTTGGTATGCTTCCACAGCCACCACCACCCAGTGATAAGAATACATGGAACCTTAACTTcgtcgccgccgccgccgccaaCGGGAAGCAAAAATGTGGGTCTAGTTCAGAACTCTCGTTTGGGTGCAAACATGGTGGTGGAGTTAATAATAATAGTAGACCGGTGGAAGCGTTCTCTAGTGAGAGCTCTATACCTGCGTTGCATCTACTCAGCCTTATGGATCCTAAGATTGGACCAAACACTCCCTCTGACCACCAGGGAAACACTAAAGCTACTCAAAGACACTTCCCACTTGCTAGCCAGCCTAAGGGACGTGTAGATATACAAACAGGAGACTCTAGTAAGCAGTTACCTTATGATTATTACAGCAAGAGTTTCCCCATGGTTCCACCACTTGGTGCGTCTTCATTCTCGTTTCAAAAGCCACAAGCTCCATGGATCCATCATCACCAAGAGAAGAAGACCATGAGAAAAGAGCCGGTTTACAGCAGCAATGACCAAGGGAGGTTCCAGCTACTAGGGGCGTCTGATTCAATGAAGCTCCCTTTGAAGTTTCACGTGATGGGTAAAGAGAAGAAACAGAACAGGAAAGCAGAGAGCTGCGGGGAGGCCTCGGCGTGGCCTCCAAGGAACAGTTGTGGAACCATTGTGTGCAGCGTGAGTAGAAACCCGGCTGATTTCACGATTCCTGAGCCTGGGAATGTTTACATGTTAACTGGTGAAAGTCTCAAGGTTCGAAAACGCGCAAcatacaagaaaaaaacaagtttgTCTAAGCAAGACGCACTGAAGCAGACTACAGAAAATGCCTAG